The Bacteriovorax sp. Seq25_V nucleotide sequence ATAACTGTCGCCATACGAACGTTGATATCCCATCTATAGATTGTGAAAGAAAGGTAAGGAAGAACGATTTGAGGTACAACACCAAACCAAATAACTTGGATTGGGTGAGCTCCTGTTGCCATCATTGCTTCGATTGGACCGTTAGAAACGTTCTCAATTTGCTCAGAGTAAAGCTTAGAAAGCGATGATACCGAGTGAAGACATAAAGCAAGCATACCAGCGAATGGCCCGATACCAACCCATACCGAGAAGATAATCGCCCATACTAGTGGCTCAATTGATCTTGAAACGTTAAGAATAAATCTTACAGATGTGTAGATCGCCATAGTTGTACGTGATCCGCTCATAAGATTTCGAGCTGCAAAGAAAGCAAGAATAAATGCCATTGGAAGAGCAACTACAGTTGCAATAAATGCCATATAAATTGTTTCAATAGCTGCAAATGTTGCATCTTCAATAATTCCCCAGTTCGGATTAATTAGAGCAGTAAAGATTCTCTTTGCTCCATGAAGTCCACTTTCTGAAAGGAATTCAGTAACTGAAACTTGTGAAATTCTAATTCCAGCTACAAACGTTAAGAATACAACGAATAGTAGTAGGAAAGTGAAGTTTTCACGCATGATTGGTTTACTTTCATCTCTTTTCATTAGACCTGTAATAGCTCTACCAAGTGAGGCTGATGTAAAGTATAGGACTAGCGCTATAAGAGCACCTACAAGTAGGGCCGTTTGAGGCTGAGTCCAGTCAAATTTTGGGTATCTTAAGCCTAAGATAACTTTTTCATAAATTACTTTCCAAGATACAAGGACAGTATATGCCCAAAGTAATGTATCGATTGCGTAGGCAATAAAATGCTTTTTCGCTAGTGTGCCAGAGAATTCCTTTGGCGCGTTTAAATTTGAAGCTTCTGATGATGCACTCATATCTATTCCTTTAAGAATTAATTAATTGTCACTTCAACGGCATCTTCACCGTAGATTGTTTTAAACCAGTTTTCATCGATGTCTAAAGGATTACCTTCATAAATCAACTGTCCACCTTTAAGAGCAACTACTCTCGAAGCATATTGTCTTACAAGAGATAAGAAGTGTAGGTTACAAATAATCGTTACACCTAGTTCTTCATTAACCTTCTTAAGGTACTGCATAACTGAGTGAGAAGTTGCAGGATCGAGAGAAGCTACTGGCTCATCAGCAAGTAGAACTTTTGGATCTTGCATTAGTGCTCTAGCAATCGCAACACGTTGTTGTTGACCACCTGAAAGGTTGTCAGCTCTCGCGTTCTCTTTTCCTTCAAGACCAACGATTTTGATATATTCTTGGGCTTTCTTCTTGTCCTCTTCTGAGTAGATTCCAAGGATTGACTTAAGAACGCCTGTTCTTGAAAGCGTTCCTGAAAGAACGTTAGTCATAACAGTCTTTCTAGGAATTAGATTGAAGTGCTGAAAGATCATTCCAATTCTGGCCCTAGCGTTTCTCATCGCTTTACCTTTTAGTTTTGTAATGTCTTGTCCTTCAAATAGAATTTCACCATCTGTCACATCGTGAAGACGGTTTAGGCATCTTAGCATTGTTGATTTTCCAGAACCAGAAAGTCCAATAATTACTAAGAACTCACCTTTTTTTACGTTAAAGCTAACGTTGTTTAGAGCGCGGCATCCGTTAGGGTAGACCTTGTTTACTTTTTTAATATCAAGTATCATTTTTTGTCTCGCTTATCTTATTTCTTTAGTTGTTCTTCAATATTAATATTAATTGCTTTAATAACATCTCTTAAGTTGTTGTAGTCAGCATCTGTAGTATCATTAACAGCTTCAACACTGTAGATATTTCTGAAGATTTGCTTCCCTTCTGGTGATGCGATGTACTTCTTTACAGCAGTAATAAACTTTTCAGTAACTTCTGCAGGTAGATCTTTTCTAAATACGAATGGATCGTTTGGAATTTTATCTGTAATCGTAACGATCTTTACCTTGTCTTCAACGTCTGGGAACTGAGTTTTAACTCTTGATCTTGCGTCTCTGATTTGACCATCTTCTGAAGGAGCAGAGTAGTAAGTTGCTCCAGCATCTACTTGTTTTTGGTAAACCATAGTTACAACGTTATCGTGCTTAATTGCAAATGTTTGGTTTCCAAGTTCTACACCTGCATCTTTAACGATTTTAAGTGGGAACATATAACCAGAAGTTGATGATGGATCAGTAAATGCAAACTTCTTTCCAGCAAGGTCTTTTATTGATTTGATATCAGAATCAACGTGAGCAATAATTTGTCCTTGGTAATAGTCGTGACCATATCTAACAGTTCTAAGTAGAGCTTTAGCTCCATACTTATCATTTGCCATTAGGTAACCGAAAGAGTTCATTACTGCGATATCTGCTCTTGATGAGCCAAATGCTTCAACTACAGAAATGTAGTTTGTTGGAATACCACTTTTAAAAAAGTAACCTGTTTCACTTTCAAGAAACTTAATGAAGTCTGTTGAGTTAGATGCGATTGTATCGGCGTCAACTGATGGTGTGAAATAAAGCTTAATTGGGTTGTTCTCAGTTCCTAGTTTGTCTTGTTTTTGGCAAGCCGAAAATAATAATGCTGCTAAAACAGGAACGATTAAGCGAATACCTTTCATTCGTTTCTCCTTACGTCAATTCAAGTATTTATGATTTCTTTTCTGGCCCATTATTATCATGAATGACACGATTCTTTTAGAATTTAATGAATTCTTTAATCAGTTTTTTTAAAATGCGTGTAATTTTAATACTTTATCTACTTGTCTTGTGCTGTGCATTTATGTGAAAAAAATGGAGACGCGGTGTATAATTCCTTTATGGCGTTAAATATAAAAAATCTATTTCCATTGCCTCACCCGAAGCAGACAAAAAAAGGTGGGAAAATAACCTTGGCTTTTGGTGAAGAGGAGCAGGGCCTAGATAATGCTACCGAAGATCGTCACCGGTCTAAAAAGCGTTATAAGTTCACGAAAATTAACAATTTAACCAAAATTAATATCATTAATTGAGTTGAGCTTCCGATAAAGAAACAATAATTTTCAGGAGATATTTTGAAGATCGTAAGAAAGGTTCTTATTTTATCGATTAATACTGATTGGGCCAATGAATTGGCCGAGCTATTGAAAGAGAGCCCAAAGATAGAAGTAGTCTGTGCGACTTCAAGAACTGCTGCAACTAAGCTTATCACTGACTCTCATTTTGAAGCTGTTATTATCGAAGAGAGCTTCAAGGAAAAGAATATTGATTATTTTTTCCGTGTTGTCGTAACTCAAAAAGTAAA carries:
- a CDS encoding phosphate/phosphite/phosphonate ABC transporter substrate-binding protein, which codes for MKGIRLIVPVLAALLFSACQKQDKLGTENNPIKLYFTPSVDADTIASNSTDFIKFLESETGYFFKSGIPTNYISVVEAFGSSRADIAVMNSFGYLMANDKYGAKALLRTVRYGHDYYQGQIIAHVDSDIKSIKDLAGKKFAFTDPSSTSGYMFPLKIVKDAGVELGNQTFAIKHDNVVTMVYQKQVDAGATYYSAPSEDGQIRDARSRVKTQFPDVEDKVKIVTITDKIPNDPFVFRKDLPAEVTEKFITAVKKYIASPEGKQIFRNIYSVEAVNDTTDADYNNLRDVIKAININIEEQLKK
- the phnE gene encoding phosphonate ABC transporter, permease protein PhnE → MSASSEASNLNAPKEFSGTLAKKHFIAYAIDTLLWAYTVLVSWKVIYEKVILGLRYPKFDWTQPQTALLVGALIALVLYFTSASLGRAITGLMKRDESKPIMRENFTFLLLFVVFLTFVAGIRISQVSVTEFLSESGLHGAKRIFTALINPNWGIIEDATFAAIETIYMAFIATVVALPMAFILAFFAARNLMSGSRTTMAIYTSVRFILNVSRSIEPLVWAIIFSVWVGIGPFAGMLALCLHSVSSLSKLYSEQIENVSNGPIEAMMATGAHPIQVIWFGVVPQIVLPYLSFTIYRWDINVRMATVIGLVGGGGIGTMLMQYQGLAKWNEVGMLVIVIAIIVWLMDWLSSRIREAIK
- the phnC gene encoding phosphonate ABC transporter ATP-binding protein is translated as MILDIKKVNKVYPNGCRALNNVSFNVKKGEFLVIIGLSGSGKSTMLRCLNRLHDVTDGEILFEGQDITKLKGKAMRNARARIGMIFQHFNLIPRKTVMTNVLSGTLSRTGVLKSILGIYSEEDKKKAQEYIKIVGLEGKENARADNLSGGQQQRVAIARALMQDPKVLLADEPVASLDPATSHSVMQYLKKVNEELGVTIICNLHFLSLVRQYASRVVALKGGQLIYEGNPLDIDENWFKTIYGEDAVEVTIN